TGTTTTCTCGGGATAGCTCCGAAGAGACACGTGAATCGAGAAGATCTGACCCGCACTAGAAGGTCTGTTATGACGAAAGCACAAGACGTGAGTCGAGAAGACTCAACCTGCGTGAAGAGTAATCTACTATAACGAAGGATCAAGTCAAATAACGCTCGAGGCGCATGAGTCCAGGAAAATTCGACTCGCGCTAAGCAAAATCTACTACGGTGGAGGCACAAGACGAAACATGCTTGAGACGTGTAAGCCGGAAAGACCCAACTTGCGTGAAAAGAAACTCACTATGGCGAATGATCGAGCTAAATGATGCTCGAGGCACATGAGTCGAGAAAAATCCGACCCGTGCCAAGCAAAATTCATCACGGTGGAGGTGCAAGGCTTGAATTGCCTGAGATACCTAATTCAGAAAAACTCGACCCTTAGGATGAGATCCCGAATTCTCTCGTGCTGAAAAAACCAAATGACACACTTTGAACCCAAGAGCTCTAAAGCACACCTTTGGGAGGGGGACAAATTATAGGGAATAAATAACCAGCACACCACTTAAGGCTCATGGGAGGAAAGAGACTCAAACAACTCGCTTACCTACGTGAATAGAAGTCCAAGAGACAGCTCGAGTCAGTTATCGAACTGCTTTCCCTGtgaaatattcataagaatattctTAAGAGTCTAGGGAGCAGCTCGGGACAATCACAAACTACCACCCTACGAAATATTCATAAGATTATTTTTGGGAGTCCAATGGGCAGCTCGAGTTGATTATAAACCACCTCCATTATAGAATCTTTCTAAGATATTCCGTCTCCTCAAAGTCAGATATAAAAACACACCCTCAACTTCGAACAAGAGGAACTCAAAATTAAAGAGAGTTAACTTCGATACTAACATAAACATCGAAGGGCCAACTCAGAAAGCTTATCTCAACTTCGATTTTTGTGCATGTAACGACTCAAGAGAAGGTGCTCTCCACCTCGAACGACTCTGCGCATATAGATCAGGGTTATATCATACTTACAAATATGTGAATGATATTTTCTCCTAATAATTATccatcaaaatatattatatccATGTCACTTTTCATATGCCTAAACATAATATGAGAACGATGATAAAAGAATATTTAACATGTGAACATATGCATGTTAAATATGTGTGCATATAAACATATTAAAAGGACTCGATTATGATCACAACCGTCGTAATAAAATCGAAGACCAAAAAAAGCCTAATTTCATGGATCTGCTGCGGTGCATGTCTCACCAATGACGTGACATCCTACAAAAGCAGTACTACATCCCTCCCATGGTTGGAAGTTATGATCTCCTGTTCTTGTGACAGAAGCACTGGTCTGAAGAGAGTATTTCACGAGTATACATGCTGCCACTTTATACACAAGCCATGCCCGTCCATGGAATGGCCACCGAGGGATTAGTATGTGACGCTTGTCTCAACCACATCAGATGGATGGTGCCACAGTCGGCAAAGATGGCACACGTATTTGCATGTAGCCAACCCAAAGCGGGTTCACTCCACGACACCAAGCAAGTCCTTGAAATCACCTCTCAATAGCAATATGCTTCTGACACTCCAAACCTGTCCAGGCTCGGCCCCCTTCGCAAAGGACATGCCacatcctccctccctcctctccgTCCTCGTTTTACCACCGTGAACAGAACAATAAAGTGAACCGCTGCAAATAGCAGAACAGCCAAATCCTTGTGAGCTCAGTTTCATAAATTCTACCACCTCCATTTCTCTTGACACCGCTCTATCTGTAGATCCTCTCTCCCATCGCCATcacctcttcttttcttcttcttcttcttcttcttcttcttcttcttcccctcccaTATGGGTTCCAAAACCTTCGGGAATTTTGGGCTCCACTGCACTTTACTGTTACTTCTAGTTGCCTCTTTGCATGGCATAACGACAGAGAGCTTAGCCCACAAGCGTCGCAACAACGGCGGGTCGGCGAGGAAGTGGGAGAGGGCGAGTGGTGTCAGTTGCAAGAACATGTTCCGAGGGAGGTGGGTTTACGACGAGACCTACCCGCTCTACGACTCCTCAAGTTGCCCCTTTCTGGAGCCAGAGTTCGATTGCCAGCGATACGGCCGGACCGACAAGATGTACCTCAAGTACAGGTGGAAGCCTGATGGTTGTGAGCTCCCAAGGTTAGCTTCTCTCTGCTGTGTTCATTACTCGCTGCTATTTCGCACCAAGTGAATGGGGGAATCCTGAAGGTTCGACGGCCAAGATTTGCTGAAGAGGTGGAAAGGCAAGAAGATTATGTTTGTGGGGGACTCCATCAGCTTGAACCAGTGGCAGTCACTGGGCTGTATGCTTCATGCCGCGGTGCCGAATGCCAGGACGACCTACACAAGAAAGGAGGCTCTCTCCACCATCGCATTCGAGGTGCCCTTCTTTCTCTCTGAAACCTCTGCGATATCCCCCTCTCTGTTCTTCTCATCACCAGCATCATCATCAACCCTCCTTCCCCTACCTTGTTCTCCAAACTGTTATGAATCGCTCTTTTGTTTCGTGGAGATTCAAGATCTCAAGCATCACATCCGCTGGCACATGTGGTGGTGGTGCCCAATTGTTCACGTGTCTGTATCCAAGAAGGAATCACACTCATCATATCCTGGGAGACCGCAACAGCAAGGCATGTCATTGCACTGTGAATCTTGTTTTCCTCACCAACTCCCCAAATTGGCATTTCCTGAGCTCCTGTCACGAGAGGTAATGACCGAACTCCGTGACGCGCCGTTCCGCTTTTTATAATAAGAAACCTCTTAAAGTTGTAGAGATTGGAACAAGTGTTCAGTTCGTCTGCACCAAGGCAACTAGCCATGACCTTTTGATAAGCTTCCTAAAGAGTAAAAACCCcgagttttcttattcttctgtcATCTTCTGCAGAGAACATGCCATCGAGAAAGAGCCATCACTGGCGTTACTTTCCATCTGGCCTCCAGTATGGCGATGCGTTTTTTCCGGTCAATGCATCATGGCCAGAGTGCAAACCCGACAAAGGATTTTGACAATCCAATTTTTCATTCATTTAGATACCAAATCGGTCCCTGTTCATCGGCTTCTGCTTTGCTTCGTCCTGCCCctacttttttctcttttctgtcATTCACTGTTTCTCTTTGTTTCATGTCACCTCAAACCGTTCCGCCTTTTTCTCCTTTCTCTGAACCTTTGCCTCAGCTTTTATTTTACACCCATCTTGTACGACGAAGCATTCTTGGGTATTACAATGGGAATAAAATTTGGGGTCCCAAGAACAGTTCTGCCTCGCATCAGCAGTAAGCCCTCGTGTGATTCAGAAGGGCCATCTAACAACAAAATTTACCTTGTGGCAAGCTACTCTCTGCCACGGATTCTAGCCTATATATGAGCATTTTTCACAAAACAAACTCCGTCATATACCCAAAAATATCGAGAGACAAACGAGAGAACAGTCTGAAATAGTCAGCTCACCTGCTGCTCCAGTCATGTAGAGATTTTAACTATGAAAGCACATGAGTGCAACAGCGAAAGCATGGAAAAGAATTAAATGAAACTACAGCTAACAACAGGCGCTACTGCAGGATTATGGAGTGTCGGTAGTGTACTACCATACCACATACCTGGTGGACATAGTGAACGAACCCATCGGCCGCGTCCTGAAGCTCGATTCCATCCAATCTGGCTCGGTGTGGCTGGGCGCCGACGTGTTAATCTTCAATACCTGGCATTGGTGGACTCACAGAGGAAACAGCCAACCGTGTGAGAGATGCCCTAACTCAGAACCCTGCATTATTCTTTGGAAAAGCTGTTATTTCATCTACCATGTCAGTCTAACAACAGCAATCTTGTGGTGCAGATGGGACTATGTACAGGACGGAGTCCAGGTTTACCGAGACATGGATAGGTTGCTGGCCTTCAACAAGGGGCTAACTACTTGGGCCAAATGGGTGGATTCCAACGTCAATCCTGCCACAACCAAAGTCTTCTTCCAAGGGATATCCCCAACCCATTACCTGTAAGTTCTACAACCACAGTCAGTCGTAAATTACGATCAACAGAAAGAAAACATACATGAAAACAACTATATGCTTAAACGAAAAAGGAACTAATTTCTTGAAATATGTACAGAACATCATCTAACAGTTCCCTCTAGGAATCTTAATCCCTTCTCTTGGAGTTCTCTCACAATGCCAAAAGCATTGGCTGTTAATGAACCAACCATCTTTATGTTTTCCTTGTTTCTATTTGGACAAATGCATCAGCTTTGTAACAAGAAGGAAACCTGAAAATCCATGTCTTCAAATTTTAACACAAATGCTAACATTCAGTATAAAGACCCCCAATATCTCACAGGGATCGGACCACCACTAGTTATTCAAGAAGCTTAGAGATTAACAAGAATAAAAATGAGAAGCTCTTTACAATTTGTCAACAACATCAAAATGACTGATGTCAAAAGTGTTTCTCTTATGCATGATAACACATTGCTGACAAGAATCATTGTGCAACCAATAAAGCCTGCATATATAGGATTGTAGTATGCCTATCTCATATCGGATCCAAACCTTAATGTTTGTTATTTGTCTTGTGATATGCAAGAAAAATCAGTTCTCTATTTTACTAAAA
The DNA window shown above is from Musa acuminata AAA Group cultivar baxijiao chromosome BXJ2-4, Cavendish_Baxijiao_AAA, whole genome shotgun sequence and carries:
- the LOC135609740 gene encoding protein trichome birefringence-like 38 isoform X1, whose amino-acid sequence is MGSKTFGNFGLHCTLLLLLVASLHGITTESLAHKRRNNGGSARKWERASGVSCKNMFRGRWVYDETYPLYDSSSCPFLEPEFDCQRYGRTDKMYLKYRWKPDGCELPRFDGQDLLKRWKGKKIMFVGDSISLNQWQSLGCMLHAAVPNARTTYTRKEALSTIAFEDYGVSVVYYHTTYLVDIVNEPIGRVLKLDSIQSGSVWLGADVLIFNTWHWWTHRGNSQPCERCPNSEPCIILWKSCYFIYHVSLTTAILWCRWDYVQDGVQVYRDMDRLLAFNKGLTTWAKWVDSNVNPATTKVFFQGISPTHYLGVDWGDPSAKNCYRQIQPVKGSTYPGGPVPAQGIVKSVLSTMTKPVYLLDITLLSQLRKDAHPSAYSGDHAGMDCSHWCVSGLPDTWNQILYAALC
- the LOC135609740 gene encoding protein trichome birefringence-like 37 isoform X2, which produces MGSKTFGNFGLHCTLLLLLVASLHGITTESLAHKRRNNGGSARKWERASGVSCKNMFRGRWVYDETYPLYDSSSCPFLEPEFDCQRYGRTDKMYLKYRWKPDGCELPRFDGQDLLKRWKGKKIMFVGDSISLNQWQSLGCMLHAAVPNARTTYTRKEALSTIAFEDYGVSVVYYHTTYLVDIVNEPIGRVLKLDSIQSGSVWLGADVLIFNTWHWWTHRGNSQPWDYVQDGVQVYRDMDRLLAFNKGLTTWAKWVDSNVNPATTKVFFQGISPTHYLGVDWGDPSAKNCYRQIQPVKGSTYPGGPVPAQGIVKSVLSTMTKPVYLLDITLLSQLRKDAHPSAYSGDHAGMDCSHWCVSGLPDTWNQILYAALC